From the Cryptomeria japonica chromosome 2, Sugi_1.0, whole genome shotgun sequence genome, one window contains:
- the LOC131064464 gene encoding glutamate receptor 3.4 isoform X2: protein MLQMQCLQYFLVLFMNFLLFSIAIAFPLQHQSHPSTIKVGALLSLNSTIGRISKTALEFAVERINQEQKLLPGTKIALKIMDYNCNTSQGVAAAMKLLEEEVVAIIGPQTSSVVQSVAKVAEAVHVPLVSFSATDPLLSGKHYPYFTRVVFNDDVQMTAVANIIGNHGWKEAVVLFTDDNLGWNAIDFLSGALEPYRCKIVYKVALHPNLDMLEIHHNLIRLRHIKSKVFVVHVQPNFGHSVLSAAHNLSLFDRDHVWIVTDAITRTLDAVSSDVDLWKEFHGIVGARSYMPMSSKLKSVQYELRSKLGDKHATYRSLQAYGFYAYDAIWTVAKALHDFLGKKRNLTFTHASLHASASGRVGMAKFKVFENGHFLLNEILNVKFSGATGLVKLDTKGERVGTCFEVVKFTHKKLRIVGKWKEETGYYTILSDVNGGGVGHRVFGAATGNQSVSHDIWSRRSSKSLHDWYFQKYSRPLRVAFPKDAIQRGLVSITVDRSNITNFHGFFIDVFEAAIAYLPYNVSYTFIPVGNGSSTLNLDYLLEKVADQEYDVAIGDIPITPARLQRVDFTQPYVTAGLVVVVRQKDYSSKKAWSFLEPFTPGSVFRLSSLLKVRK, encoded by the exons ATGCTACAGATGCAATGCCTTCAGTACTTCCTAGTCTTATTCATGAATTTCTTGTTATTTTCTATTGCAATTGCATTTCCCCTTCAGCATCAATCACATCCTTCGACGATTAAAGTTGGGGCTCTTCTATCACTAAATTCAACAATTGGGAGGATCAGCAAAACTGCTTTAGAATTTGCTGTGGAAAGAATCAACCAAGAACAAAAGTTATTACCTGGTACAAAAATAGCGTTGAAGATTATGGACTATAATTGTAACACTTCACAAGGTGTTGCTGCAG CAATGAAGTTGCTTGAAGAAGAAGTAGTTGCTATCATAGGGCCTCAAACATCATCGGTAGTCCAATCAGTTGCTAAGGTTGCAGAAGCAGTTCATGTTCCCTTGGTTTCATTCTCAGCAACAGATCCATTACTATCAGGAAAACACTATCCTTATTTCACAAGGGTGGTATTTAATGATGATGTGCAGATGACAGCAGTTGCTAACATTATTGGCAACCATGGATGGAAAGAAGCAGTGGTTTTATTCACAGATGACAATCTTGGGTGGAATGCTATTGATTTCTTAAGTGGTGCACTAGAGCCCTATAGATGTAAAATTGTGTACAAAGTAGCACTTCATCCCAATCTAGATATGTTAGAAATACACCATAATCTAATTCGACTACGGCACATAAAATCTAAAGTATTTGTAGTCCATGTGCAACCTAATTTTGGGCATAGTGTACTTTCTGCTGCCCATAACTTGAGCTTGTTTGATAGAGATCATGTGTGGATTGTTACCGATGCGATTACGAGGACTTTGGATGCAGTATCATCTGATGTTGATCTCTGGAAAGAGTTTCATGGCATTGTTGGTGCTAGAAGCTATATGCCAATGTCTTCAAAGCTTAAATCTGTTCAATATGAATTGAGGAGCAAGCTGGGAGACAAACATGCAACATATCGATCACTACAAGCATATGGATTTTATGCATATGATGCAATTTGGACAGTTGCAAAAGCTCTGCATGATTTCTTGGGAAAGAAGAGAAATTTGACTTTTACTCATGCTTCTTTGCATGCATCTGCAAGTGGAAGAGTTGGTATGGCGAAGTTTAAGGTATTTGAAAAtggacattttcttttaaatgagATTTTGAATGTTAAATTTTCAGGTGCAACAGGACTTGTGAAACTGGACACAAAAGGGGAACGGGTGGGCACTTGCTTTGAAGTTGTGAAATTTACTCACAAGAAACTGCGTATTGTTGGAAAGTGGAAAGAAGAAACTGGATACTATACAATTCTTTCAGATGTAAATGGTGGGGGTGTTGGTCACAGAGTATTTGGGGCAGCTACAGGGAATCAAAGTGTGAGCCATGATATTTGGTCTAGACGCAGTTCCAAAAGTCTTCATGACTGGTATTTTCAAAAATATTCAAGGCCCCTGCGGGTTGCATTTCCTAAAGATGCCATTCAGAGGGGGTTAGTCTCTATTACAGTAGACAGGAGCAATATAACAAATTTTCATGGTTTCTTTATAGATGTATTTGAAGCTGCTATTGCATATCTTCCTTATAATGTCAGTTATACTTTTATACCTGTTGGGAATGGAAGCTCAACCCTCAATCTTGACTATCTTCTCGAGAAGGTTGCTGACCAG GAATATGATGTGGCAATAGGAGATATACCTATCACACCAGCTCGCTTACAAAGAGTAGACTTTACTCAACCTTATGTAACAGCTGGGCTGGTTGTTGTAGTTCGTCAGAAGGATTATTCCTCAAAGAAAGCATGGTCTTTCTTGGAACCATTTACACCAG